The Agaribacterium sp. ZY112 genome includes the window GCGTTGCCAAGCAAACACTGTTTTATGCTTGGCAGTGGAAGAGAACGCTTTATAAACAGCCACACCATAAGGCTAAGCACAACTACGTTTATAAGTACCAACCAAGTTAAACGGTCAATCAGCTTAGCGACATCTTCTAGGTGCACAACTTCGGCATCACGCAATAAAGCCTGCTTGCCATGACTGGTCGCGGTTTCATAACTAATCTCTGTTAAACCCTCACCATGCTGATGCACACTGCGATTAATCTCGGCAAAGAGTTGGTAGCGTTGTTCCGCGCTTGTTTCTGCAAAACCTTGTTTATAACGGTTCTGAGGTGCAAAGCGTTCGATGCCAGAAGCAATACCGGTATGGTCATGCCAGAGTGGGTACAAAAAATCGACTTTTGCTAAAGCCACCCAAGAAACACTAAAGGCTAATATCAACACAGATAAAGAATAGATTGCTATTAGAAAGAACCGTGATTTGGGAAGAGCCCCAAAGAAGAGCCGAGCAAAGTGCATGAGTACAAAAAATACGCCTTAGTTTTAGATGCCCCATCATAAGTCAAGCAAGCAGCCTAAACCACAGCATAAATACACATCTAGTGAGACAAAAAACAGAACACAACTTACAAACAGGCACCAATGAAGTGCAAATGCATCAAGTAAGAGCAAAACACCTGATCACTTTTCAGTCAGGCGGGGTGGAGCTTAAGAAAAAACGCGGGCAAGCGCCCCATTTCAGGGCTGGCACGATCGTTGCTAACATCCAGCCACAGACTTTTATTTAAAACTCACCATTTACCGAGGACACCCAATGAGCTCGCAAAAGCTTAATCTCCTGGACTTTTCACAAGCGAACATTCGCTTACTCCACCTGACGTGGTTTGCGTTTTTCCTAACCTTCGTGGTTTGGTTCTCTCACGCACCACTTCGCCCTGTGATCATGGAAGCCTTTGATCTAACCATGCCTCAGTGGAAAGCCCTATTGATTCTCAACGTGGCTCTGACCATTCCTGCCCGTATCGCCATCGGTATTGCCGTTGATAAATTCGGCCCTCGTATTACTTACTCCATCCTATTGTTAAGCGCAGGCGTACTCTGTATCGCTTTTGCCTCTGCTCAAACTTATGAGCAACTTGCCGCGATTCGTTTTGCGATGGGTTTTGTGGGTGCAGGCTTCGTAATTGGTATCCGCATGGTGGGTGAATGGTTCCCTGCTCGCCAAGTAGGCCTTGCTGAAGGTGTTTACGGAGGCTGGGGTAACTTCGGTTCTGCAGCGGCAGCATTTACTCTTCCTACCATCGCGTCACTTGTTTTTGGTGGTGACGATGGCTGGCGCTACGCGATCGCATCAGTTGGTGTGGTTGCTTTCATCTACGGCATTATTTTCTACTGGCGCGCACGTAACACCCCTAAAGGCTCTACTTACTTTAAACCTAAGAAGAGCGGTGGCCTGGAAGTTAGCTCTAAGAAAGACTTCTACTTCTATTTGGCTATGAACCTGCCTATGTACATCATTCTTGCTGTATTGGCTTGGAAACTAAGCCCTTCAGGTGTTGGCCTTCTTGGTGAAACCGCTGTAAACGCCATCTATGTCGGTCTTGTTGCCCTATGTGCCTTCCAGTTCAGCCAAATCTACAAAGTTAACAAAGAAATGCTTAACGGTACCGTTGTTGTGCCTGAGCACGACAAGTACAAGTTTAAACAAGTTGCGGTATTAGACTGGGCTTATTTTGTTACCTTCGGTTCTGAGCTAGCCGTTGTGTCTATGCTTCCTGGCTTCTTCCTAGATACCTTTGACGGCCTAACCATGGCCACCGCTGCAATGCTCGGCTCCGCTTACGCCTTTATGAACCTTATTGCCCGCCCAGGCGGTGGTTACCTGAGTGATAAATTTGGTCGTCGCAAGTCTATGTCTGTATTTATCATCGGCCTAACCATCGGTTATTTCACTCTGTCGCAGGTTGACGGAAGCTGGCCAATTGCTCTTGCGGTTGTTGCCGTCATGTTCTGTTCTTTCTTTGTACAGGCTGGTGAAGGTGCAGTATTTGCTATCGTTCCTCTTGTTAAGCGTCGTATGACTGGCCAGATCGCCGGTATGGCGGGTGCTTACGGTAACGTAGGTGCAGTAACCTTCCTTACTATCTACAGCTTCGTAGACGCCTCGACCTTCTTTATGATCATCGGTGGCTGTGCATTAGCAGTATTTGTCATTGTTCAGTTCCTTGAAGAGCCAGAAGGTCATATGACTGAGGTACTTGAAGACGGTACTGTACAAAAGATTGAGCTTACTTAAACGCGACATCTTAATAGCAAATCAAAACGGCCCTTTATGGGCCGTTTTTGTATTTACTTACTTTACAGCCTGCTTCCGATATTAAACCTAACCACCCATTCAGAACATTGCACAAAACCTAGATACAAAGATAATAAACATCAACAAAAGCCCTAGCTCAAGTCAGATAAAAGAGAACAACATGGATCACCTACACAGCGAATTAAAAATCAAACTTGGGCAATACAGTGATAAAGGCATCAAACCTGAAAACCAAGATACCGTCGCCGCCCGTATTCCCGATGGTAACGCTCTGGTTAGTAAAGGCATCGCAATTGCCATCGCCGATGGCGTCAGTACATCAGATGCAGCCAAACAAGCCAGCCAAAGTGCCGTGAGTGGCTTTTTAAGTGATTATTATGCAACACCCGATACATGGTCGACCGAGAAAAGTGCCAAGCAAGTTATTGGCTCACTCAATAACTATCTCTGGGGGCAAAGCCGTAA containing:
- a CDS encoding DUF1461 domain-containing protein yields the protein MLILAFSVSWVALAKVDFLYPLWHDHTGIASGIERFAPQNRYKQGFAETSAEQRYQLFAEINRSVHQHGEGLTEISYETATSHGKQALLRDAEVVHLEDVAKLIDRLTWLVLINVVVLSLMVWLFIKRSLPLPSIKQCLLGNAFVFTALALALIFIGPTQLFYLFHIWVFPKEHQWFFYYQDSLMSTMMLAPVLFGWIAAAWVFLSCLLLPCFILLLRLLTKKA
- a CDS encoding NarK family nitrate/nitrite MFS transporter, which encodes MSSQKLNLLDFSQANIRLLHLTWFAFFLTFVVWFSHAPLRPVIMEAFDLTMPQWKALLILNVALTIPARIAIGIAVDKFGPRITYSILLLSAGVLCIAFASAQTYEQLAAIRFAMGFVGAGFVIGIRMVGEWFPARQVGLAEGVYGGWGNFGSAAAAFTLPTIASLVFGGDDGWRYAIASVGVVAFIYGIIFYWRARNTPKGSTYFKPKKSGGLEVSSKKDFYFYLAMNLPMYIILAVLAWKLSPSGVGLLGETAVNAIYVGLVALCAFQFSQIYKVNKEMLNGTVVVPEHDKYKFKQVAVLDWAYFVTFGSELAVVSMLPGFFLDTFDGLTMATAAMLGSAYAFMNLIARPGGGYLSDKFGRRKSMSVFIIGLTIGYFTLSQVDGSWPIALAVVAVMFCSFFVQAGEGAVFAIVPLVKRRMTGQIAGMAGAYGNVGAVTFLTIYSFVDASTFFMIIGGCALAVFVIVQFLEEPEGHMTEVLEDGTVQKIELT